In Argiope bruennichi chromosome 4, qqArgBrue1.1, whole genome shotgun sequence, a single window of DNA contains:
- the LOC129966186 gene encoding uncharacterized protein LOC129966186 produces the protein MTSDISDESEAFEIESARDAVFTCFIVQRSLMPLDLSTCEYMLLRRSVFTEEGYKKMFQPSRRILYALHLDLPRDMERSLRTAAPYKADRYMTFYVGVPNISERVYNRDLALVIVNNIRRADNKTEKLRRYLNLMKCLKLDRYRRTVNFIFDNVIHFLYPECMDSNLVVEFAEIFNFYSWTFYRESPDIVGYVLEHARRMRYNIWGSNEWKLDPINACITFHTTGNIGKLLEYGTVLRTNCHLYMEILGEFLGRRQTTTCRISERRIFLLIQLFYIFVESRASWTALRLIWRSIPDPYLSGKELYFAFGGIITPEYFYALNGFYNSTVVEENPPSDHTTPRLLLQLCRVAIRSILSSNFQLPHGIGQLGVGKTLESYLKLQY, from the exons ATGACATCAGACATCTCTGATGAATCTGAAGCATTTGAAATTGAGTCAGCTCGTGATgctgtttttacttgttttattgTTCAAAGGTCACTAATGCCATTAGATTTGAGCACATGCGAATATATGCTCTTGAGAAGGTCGGTTTTCACAGAAGAAGGATACAAGAAAATGTTTCAGCCAAGTAGACGGATTCTGTATGCACTGCATCTAGATCTACCTAGAGACATGGAAAGAAGTCTAAGAACTGCTGCACCATACAAAGCAGATCGGTACATGACATTTTATGTGGGTGTGCCAAATATTAGCGAAAGGGTGTACAACCGCGACCTTGCCCTTGTCATTGTGAACAATATCAGAAGGGCTGACAACAAGACAGAAAAGCTGAGACGGTATTTGAACCTAATGAAATGTCTGAAGCTCGATAGATACAGGAGAACGGTAAACTTCATATTCGATAATGTTATTCATTTTCTGTATCCCGAATGTATGGACTCGAATCTGGTGGTGGAGTTTGCagagatatttaatttctattcttGGACCTTTTACCGAGAAAGTCCAGATATTGTGGGCTATGTTCTGGAACATGCTCGGCGAATGAGATACAACATTTGGGGATCTAATGAGTGGAAGTTAGATCCCATCAATGCTTGTATCACATTCCACACAACTGGAAATATCGGCAAGCTTCTCGAATATGGAACTGTTCTTCGCACTAATTGTCATCTTTACATGGAAATTCT CGGTGAATTTTTGGGACGAAGACAGACTACCACATGTAGAATATCAGAGCGCAGAATTTTCTTACTAATCCAACTATTCTATATATTTGTGGAGAGTCGCGCGTCATGGACAGCTCTACGACTCATCTGGAGATCCATTCCGGATCCATATCTAAGTGGGAAGGAACTCTATTTCGCATTTGGAGGAATAATCACACCAGAATATTTCTATGCCTTGAATGGATTTTACAATTCTACGGTTGTTGAAGAGAACCCTCCAAGCGATCATACGACTCCTAGGTTACTTCTACAACTCTGCCGAGTAGCAATTCGAAGTATTCTGAGTAGCAATTTCCAGCTACCCCATGGAATTGGCCAACTTGGAGTGGGTAAAACCCTTGAAAGCTATCTGAAACTTCAATATTAA